A single window of Solanum dulcamara chromosome 5, daSolDulc1.2, whole genome shotgun sequence DNA harbors:
- the LOC129890379 gene encoding histidine decarboxylase-like, with protein sequence MGSLSFEKDFEPSAVTPRGLAPPGLIPNGDFGEMKRLKVSSTPTTPRKNLNLSVTEPGKNDGPSLDCTLMNYIDTLTQRIDYHIGYPVNICYEHYANLAPLLQFHLNNCGDPFLQNTVDFHSKDFEVAVLNWFADLWEIERDQYWGYVTNGGTEGNLHGILVGRELLPTGILYASKDSHYSVAKAAMMYRMDFEMVNASINGEMDYSDLKEKLLQNKGKPAIINVTIGTTFKGAVDDLDVILKTLEECGYTHDQFYIHCDAALNGLIIPFIKNMITFKKPIGSVTISGHKFLGCPMPCGVQITRKSYINNLSRRVEYIASVDATISGSRNGLTPIFLWYSLSAKGQIGFQKDVKRCFDNAKYLKDRLQQAGISVMLNELSIIVVLEKPRDHEFVRRWQLSCVRDMAHVIVMPGITRETLDGFINDLLQQRKKWYQDGRISPPCVANDIGAQNCTCSYHKIDFIIP encoded by the exons ATGGGAAGCTTATCATTTGAGAAG gacTTTGAGCCATCAGCTGTGACACCAAGAGGATTGGCACCACCTGGATTAATTCCAAATGGTGATTTTGGTGAAATGAAGAGACTTAAGGTGTCATCTACACCTACAACACCAAGAAAAAATTTGAATCTTTCAGTGACTGAGCCAGGCAAAAATGATGGACCAAGTTTGGATTGTACATTGATGAATTATATTGATACACTTACCCAACGTATCGACTATCATATAG gTTATCCAGTGAATATATGCTATGAGCACTATGCTAATTTAGCTCCACTTTTGCAATTTCACTTAAATAATTGTGGTGATCCATTTCTTCAAAATACTGTGGATTTTCATTCAAAAGATTTCGAAGTGGCTGTTTTGAATTGGTTTGCAGACTTGTGGGAAATTGAAAGGGATCAATATTGGGGTTATGTTACAAATGGAGGCACAGAAGGAAATTTACATGGCATTTTGGTTGG gaGAGAATTACTTCCAACTGGAATTTTATATGCATCAAAAGACTCTCATTATTCAGTGGCTAAAGCAGCAATGATGTATAGAATGGATTTTGAAATGGTTAATGCATCTATAAATGGAGAAATGGATTATTcagatttgaaagaaaaattactTCAAAACAAGGGCAAACCAGCAATAATTAATGTTACAATtg GTActaccttcaaaggagctgtTGATGACCTTGATGTTATTCTTAAAACACTTGAAGAATGTGGTTATACACATGATCAATTTTACATCCATTGTGATGCAGCACTTAATGGGCTTATTATACCTTTTATTAAAAat atgATTACATTTAAGAAGCCAATTGGAAGTGTTACAATTTCTGGTCACAAGTTTTTGGGATGTCCAATGCCTTGTGGAGTTCAAATAACAAGGAAAAGTTACATTAACAATCTTTCAAGAAGAGTTGAATATATTGCTTCTGTGGATGCTACAATTTCTGGAAGTAGAAATGGTTTGACTCCAATCTTTTTGTGGTATAGTCTAAGTGCTAAAGGTCAAATTGGCTTTCAGAAAGACGTTAAGAGATGTTTTGATAACGCGAAATACTTAAAAGATCGTCTTCAACAAGCAGGAATCAGTGTCATGCTTAACGAGCTTAGCATCATAGTTGTCCTCGAGAAGCCTCGCGATCATGAATTCGTTCGTCGTTGGCAACTTTCTTGTGTGAGAGATATGGCACATGTTATTGTTATGCCAGGCATCACTAGAGAAACTCTAGATGGTTTCATCAATGATTTGCTTCAACAAAGGAAAAAATGGTATCAAGATGGAAGAATAAGTCCTCCTTGTGTTGCTAATGATATTGGTGCTCAAAATTGTACTTGTTCTTATCACAAAATTGATTTCATTATCCCATAG
- the LOC129888921 gene encoding uncharacterized protein LOC129888921: MKRSIEGFNGINFVDQEESQVKLKQKNLLNELLELQKDFVSKKRKLQAAKLRRDNILGEILFLKRRRRYLLKSQSSNVDSEKNISHMKIFDPESEVPKEERSNNGYDAAIEPDRPAFTSKFNSEHEVGYEELLAVGDDMLRMECMPKNYLIDDNNRVGMKKLSWHGQMTLKV; this comes from the exons ATGAAAAGGTCTATAGAGGGTTTCAATGGAATTAATTTTGTTGATCAAGAAGAATCCCAAGTGAAGCTCAAGCAGAAAAATCTGTTAAATGAGTTATTAGAACTGCAAAAG GATTTTGTTTCCAAGAAGAGGAAGTTGCAGGCTGCAAAGCTGAGGAGAGATAACATATTGGGTGAAATACT ATTTTTAAAGCGGAGGCGTAGGTACTTGTTGAAAAGTCAATCATCCAATGTTgatagtgaaaaaaatatttcacataTGAAAATCTTCGATCCTGAGAGTGAAGTCCCTAAAGAAGAAAGATCCAATAATGGTTATGATGCAGCAATAGAACCAGATCGTCCTGCCTTCACCTCAAAGTTCAATTCG GAACATGAAGTAGGATACGAAGAACTTTTAGCAGTTGGGGACGACATGTTGAGAATGGAGTGTATGCCAAAGAATTACCTGATTGATGACAATAATAGAGTAGGAATGAAGAAACTCTCTTGGCATGGTCAAATGACATTGAAGGTCTAA